GCCTCCTCTATGGCGCTGGGGTCCATCACCCTCACATCCACCTTAAGCCCAACGGCCTTGAGTTCAGACTGGATAGCTTCAGCCATGGGCTTCATACCTGGCCTTTGAGGATATGTGTAAAGAGTGGCAGAGAAGATTTTGCCGTTTTTCTCTCTGATTCCCTGGGAATTCAATTTCCAGCCTGCCTCTTCTAAGAGATTACCTGCCTTTTCAGGGTCATAGCTATAACCCTCTATACTCTTGTTGGCCCATGGCATTGTTGGCAAAAAGAAGCCCTTGGCAGGGGTGGCAACACCATTTAAGGCATACTCTGCAATACCCTTTCGGTTTATGGCGTAGCTTATGGCCTGTCTGACCCTTTTGTCATGGTACGGTGTCCCCTTGAGGCTACCAAAGGCAAGCCAGTAAATCCTTGCTGTGGGGTCGATTTCTACGTTAATCCCTTTTGTGTTCTGCAAAAGTTTTACATCGCCATAGGGCACACCACAGGTGAAGTCAACCTCACCCTTTTCAATGGCAATAGCCCTGGTGGAAGGGTCTGTGATGGACCTTATTATTATTTTATCCAGCCTGGGCTTTTTACCCCAGTAGTTCTTATTTTTGACCACTGTCAGCTGTCCTGTTGTGGAATCAAAGGCTTTGTACATAAAGGGTCCTGTGCCTATTGGTTCTATTATTGTCCCGCCTTTTGTCATATTCGAATTAGGGCTTACAATAGCCAGTTTTGAGTAGGCTAAAGCAGCCGGCAAGGCTGCATCTGGCCCATTCGTGGTTATCAGAAGGCTGTAGGTACCATCTTCTTTAACCTCCTTGATATTGGTCAATGAAGCCGTAGAAGGGTTCAGTTTCAGGGCACGCTGCAAAGACCAGACCACCTCCTTTGATGTCATGGGGCTTTCATCCTGGAATAATACTCCTTTTCTTAACTGGATTTTCCAGGTGGTATTATCAAGTCTTTTCCATGAGGTTGCCAGTCCTGGTTTTAATGTGAAGTCTGGTTCAACTTCTATGAGATTTTCCACAACCATGGCCTTTTCCTTTATGAGAGTACCGCTCTTGGCAGGGTCAAGGGTCTTAAGCCCCCATAATTCTCCCACCTTCAAAACCTGAG
The sequence above is drawn from the archaeon BMS3Bbin15 genome and encodes:
- the nikA gene encoding nickel-binding periplasmic protein precursor, yielding MTRDNKKWIGTIFLIGALFVVFLTAGCTSHSEVKNTKAVSNVNLETQVLKVGELWGLKTLDPAKSGTLIKEKAMVVENLIEVEPDFTLKPGLATSWKRLDNTTWKIQLRKGVLFQDESPMTSKEVVWSLQRALKLNPSTASLTNIKEVKEDGTYSLLITTNGPDAALPAALAYSKLAIVSPNSNMTKGGTIIEPIGTGPFMYKAFDSTTGQLTVVKNKNYWGKKPRLDKIIIRSITDPSTRAIAIEKGEVDFTCGVPYGDVKLLQNTKGINVEIDPTARIYWLAFGSLKGTPYHDKRVRQAISYAINRKGIAEYALNGVATPAKGFFLPTMPWANKSIEGYSYDPEKAGNLLEEAGWKLNSQGIREKNGKIFSATLYTYPQRPGMKPMAEAIQSELKAVGLKVDVRVMDPSAIEEAEGPGDMKVASNAMAMLPDPDYFLRKTFGSRGAFNKWGYSNPEVDSLLAEGLSTFDKEKRQKIYDRVQEIAMDDIPVIPVAYYNTVVVMRDYVKGFVFNPTAHDYMLNPGMYIQGKK